A stretch of the Porites lutea chromosome 12, jaPorLute2.1, whole genome shotgun sequence genome encodes the following:
- the LOC140921929 gene encoding uncharacterized protein isoform X12: MSRLVLVFLAMPFVVFFLQESDAAALKQDAKKLDSGYYLDSGYYLDNKKDAKKLDSGYYLDSGYYLDNKKDAKKDDSGYYLDSGYYLDNKKDAEKLDSGYYLDSGYYLDNKKDAKKDDSGYYLDSGYYLDNRKDAKKADSGYYLDSGYYLDNKKDAEKLDSGYYLDSGYYLDNKKNAKKDDSGYYLDSGYYLDNKKNAKKDDSVYYLDSGYYLDNKKDAKKLDSGYYLDSGYYLDNKKDDSGYYLDSGYYLDNKKDAKKLDSGYYLDSGYYLDNKKDAKKDDSGYYLDAASN; this comes from the exons ATGTCACGTCTcgttcttgtttttcttgcgATGCCGTTCGTCGTCTTCTTCCTACAAGAAAG TGATGCCGCCGCTTTAAAGCAAGACGCAAAGAAGCTTGATTCAGGCTATTACTT AGATTCTGGTTATTATCTTGATAACAAGAAGGACGCAAAGAAGCTTGATTCAGGCTATTACTT AGATTCTGGTTATTATCTTGATAACAAGAAGGACGCAAAGAAGGATGATTCAGGCTATTACCT TGATTCTGGTTATTATCTTGATAACAAGAAAGACGCAGAGAAGCTTGATTCAGGCTATTACTT AGATTCTGGTTATTATCTTGATAACAAGAAGGACGCAAAGAAGGATGATTCAGGCTATTACCT AGATTCTGGTTATTATCTTGATAACAGGAAGGACGCAAAGAAAGCCGATTCAGGCTATTACCT TGATTCTGGTTATTATCTTGATAACAAGAAAGACGCAGAGAAGCTTGATTCAGGCTATTACTT AGATTCTGGTTATTATCTTGATAACAAGAAGAACGCAAAGAAGGATGATTCAGGCTATTACCT AGATTCTGGTTATTATCTTGATAACAAGAAGAACGCAAAGAAGGATGATTCAGTCTATTACCT CGATTCTGGTTATTATCTTGATAACAAGAAGGACGCAAAGAAGCTTGATTCAGGCTATTACTT AGATTCTGGTTATTATCTTGATAACAAGAAGGATGATTCAGGCTATTACCT CGATTCTGGTTATTATCTTGATAACAAGAAGGACGCAAAGAAGCTTGATTCAGGCTATTACTT AGATTCTGGTTATTATCTTGATAACAAGAAGGACGCAAAGAAGGATGATTCAGGCTATTACCT TGATGCTGCCTCTAACTAA
- the LOC140921929 gene encoding uncharacterized protein isoform X11, translating to MSRLVLVFLAMPFVVFFLQESDAAALKQDAKKLDSGYYFDSGYYLDNKKDAKKADSGYYLDSGYYLDNKKDAKKDDSGYYLDSGYYLDNKKDAEKLDSGYYLDSGYYLDNKKDAKKDDSGYYLDSGYYLDNRKDAKKADSGYYLDSGYYLDNKKDAEKLDSGYYLDSGYYLDNKKNAKKDDSGYYLDSGYYLDNKKNAKKDDSVYYLDSGYYLDNKKDAKKLDSGYYLDSGYYLDNKKDDSGYYLDSGYYLDNKKDAKKLDSGYYLDSGYYLDNKKDAKKDDSGYYLDAASN from the exons ATGTCACGTCTcgttcttgtttttcttgcgATGCCGTTCGTCGTCTTCTTCCTACAAGAAAG TGATGCCGCCGCTTTAAAGCAAGACGCAAAGAAGCTTGATTCAGGCTATTACTT CGATTCTGGTTATTATCTTGATAACAAGAAGGACGCAAAGAAGGCTGATTCAGGCTATTACCT AGATTCTGGTTATTATCTTGATAACAAGAAGGACGCAAAGAAGGATGATTCAGGCTATTACCT TGATTCTGGTTATTATCTTGATAACAAGAAAGACGCAGAGAAGCTTGATTCAGGCTATTACTT AGATTCTGGTTATTATCTTGATAACAAGAAGGACGCAAAGAAGGATGATTCAGGCTATTACCT AGATTCTGGTTATTATCTTGATAACAGGAAGGACGCAAAGAAAGCCGATTCAGGCTATTACCT TGATTCTGGTTATTATCTTGATAACAAGAAAGACGCAGAGAAGCTTGATTCAGGCTATTACTT AGATTCTGGTTATTATCTTGATAACAAGAAGAACGCAAAGAAGGATGATTCAGGCTATTACCT AGATTCTGGTTATTATCTTGATAACAAGAAGAACGCAAAGAAGGATGATTCAGTCTATTACCT CGATTCTGGTTATTATCTTGATAACAAGAAGGACGCAAAGAAGCTTGATTCAGGCTATTACTT AGATTCTGGTTATTATCTTGATAACAAGAAGGATGATTCAGGCTATTACCT CGATTCTGGTTATTATCTTGATAACAAGAAGGACGCAAAGAAGCTTGATTCAGGCTATTACTT AGATTCTGGTTATTATCTTGATAACAAGAAGGACGCAAAGAAGGATGATTCAGGCTATTACCT TGATGCTGCCTCTAACTAA
- the LOC140921929 gene encoding uncharacterized protein isoform X14 gives MSRLVLVFLAMPFVVFFLQESDAAALKQDAKKLDSGYYLDSGYYLDNKKNAKKDDSGYYLDSGYYLDNKKDAKKADSGYYLDSGYYLDNKKDAKKLDSGYYLDSGYYLDNKKDAKKDDSGYYLDSGYYLDNKKDAEKLDSGYYLDSGYYLDNKKDAKKDDSGYYLDSGYYLDNKKNAKKDDSGYYLDSGYYLDNKKDAKKLDSGYYLDSGYYLDNKKDDSGYYLDSGYYLDNKKDAKKLDSGYYLDSGYYLDNKKDAKKDDSGYYLDAASN, from the exons ATGTCACGTCTcgttcttgtttttcttgcgATGCCGTTCGTCGTCTTCTTCCTACAAGAAAG TGATGCCGCCGCTTTAAAGCAAGACGCAAAGAAGCTTGATTCAGGCTATTACTT AGATTCTGGTTATTATCTCGATAACAAGAAGAACGCAAAGAAGGATGATTCAGGCTATTACCT CGATTCTGGTTATTATCTTGATAACAAGAAGGACGCAAAGAAGGCTGATTCAGGCTATTACCT AGATTCTGGTTATTATCTTGATAACAAGAAGGACGCAAAGAAGCTTGATTCAGGCTATTACTT AGATTCTGGTTATTATCTTGATAACAAGAAGGACGCAAAGAAGGATGATTCAGGCTATTACCT TGATTCTGGTTATTATCTTGATAACAAGAAAGACGCAGAGAAGCTTGATTCAGGCTATTACTT AGATTCTGGTTATTATCTTGATAACAAGAAGGACGCAAAGAAGGATGATTCAGGCTATTACCT AGATTCTGGTTATTATCTTGATAACAAGAAGAACGCAAAGAAGGATGATTCAGGCTATTACCT CGATTCTGGTTATTATCTTGATAACAAGAAGGACGCAAAGAAGCTTGATTCAGGCTATTACTT AGATTCTGGTTATTATCTTGATAACAAGAAGGATGATTCAGGCTATTACCT CGATTCTGGTTATTATCTTGATAACAAGAAGGACGCAAAGAAGCTTGATTCAGGCTATTACTT AGATTCTGGTTATTATCTTGATAACAAGAAGGACGCAAAGAAGGATGATTCAGGCTATTACCT TGATGCTGCCTCTAACTAA
- the LOC140921929 gene encoding uncharacterized protein isoform X13 — MSRLVLVFLAMPFVVFFLQESDAAALKQDAKKLDSGYYLDSGYYLDNKKNAKKDDSGYYLDSGYYLDNKKDAKKADSGYYLDSGYYLDNKKDAKKLDSGYYLDSGYYLDNKKDAKKDDSGYYLDSGYYLDNKKDAEKLDSGYYLDSGYYLDNKKDAKKDDSGYYLDSGYYLDNKKNAKKDDSVYYLDSGYYLDNKKDAKKLDSGYYLDSGYYLDNKKDDSGYYLDSGYYLDNKKDAKKLDSGYYLDSGYYLDNKKDAKKDDSGYYLDAASN, encoded by the exons ATGTCACGTCTcgttcttgtttttcttgcgATGCCGTTCGTCGTCTTCTTCCTACAAGAAAG TGATGCCGCCGCTTTAAAGCAAGACGCAAAGAAGCTTGATTCAGGCTATTACTT AGATTCTGGTTATTATCTCGATAACAAGAAGAACGCAAAGAAGGATGATTCAGGCTATTACCT CGATTCTGGTTATTATCTTGATAACAAGAAGGACGCAAAGAAGGCTGATTCAGGCTATTACCT AGATTCTGGTTATTATCTTGATAACAAGAAGGACGCAAAGAAGCTTGATTCAGGCTATTACTT AGATTCTGGTTATTATCTTGATAACAAGAAGGACGCAAAGAAGGATGATTCAGGCTATTACCT TGATTCTGGTTATTATCTTGATAACAAGAAAGACGCAGAGAAGCTTGATTCAGGCTATTACTT AGATTCTGGTTATTATCTTGATAACAAGAAGGACGCAAAGAAGGATGATTCAGGCTATTACCT AGATTCTGGTTATTATCTTGATAACAAGAAGAACGCAAAGAAGGATGATTCAGTCTATTACCT CGATTCTGGTTATTATCTTGATAACAAGAAGGACGCAAAGAAGCTTGATTCAGGCTATTACTT AGATTCTGGTTATTATCTTGATAACAAGAAGGATGATTCAGGCTATTACCT CGATTCTGGTTATTATCTTGATAACAAGAAGGACGCAAAGAAGCTTGATTCAGGCTATTACTT AGATTCTGGTTATTATCTTGATAACAAGAAGGACGCAAAGAAGGATGATTCAGGCTATTACCT TGATGCTGCCTCTAACTAA
- the LOC140921929 gene encoding uncharacterized protein isoform X10, whose amino-acid sequence MSRLVLVFLAMPFVVFFLQESDAAALKQDAKKLDSGYYLDSGYYLDNKKNAKKDDSGYYLDSGYYLDNKKDAKKADSGYYLDSGYYLDNKKDAEKLDSGYYLDSGYYLDNKKDAKKDDSGYYLDSGYYLDNRKDAKKADSGYYLDSGYYLDNKKDAEKLDSGYYLDSGYYLDNKKNAKKDDSGYYLDSGYYLDNKKNAKKDDSVYYLDSGYYLDNKKDAKKLDSGYYLDSGYYLDNKKDDSGYYLDSGYYLDNKKDAKKLDSGYYLDSGYYLDNKKDAKKDDSGYYLDAASN is encoded by the exons ATGTCACGTCTcgttcttgtttttcttgcgATGCCGTTCGTCGTCTTCTTCCTACAAGAAAG TGATGCCGCCGCTTTAAAGCAAGACGCAAAGAAGCTTGATTCAGGCTATTACTT AGATTCTGGTTATTATCTCGATAACAAGAAGAACGCAAAGAAGGATGATTCAGGCTATTACCT CGATTCTGGTTATTATCTTGATAACAAGAAGGACGCAAAGAAGGCTGATTCAGGCTATTACCT TGATTCTGGTTATTATCTTGATAACAAGAAAGACGCAGAGAAGCTTGATTCAGGCTATTACTT AGATTCTGGTTATTATCTTGATAACAAGAAGGACGCAAAGAAGGATGATTCAGGCTATTACCT AGATTCTGGTTATTATCTTGATAACAGGAAGGACGCAAAGAAAGCCGATTCAGGCTATTACCT TGATTCTGGTTATTATCTTGATAACAAGAAAGACGCAGAGAAGCTTGATTCAGGCTATTACTT AGATTCTGGTTATTATCTTGATAACAAGAAGAACGCAAAGAAGGATGATTCAGGCTATTACCT AGATTCTGGTTATTATCTTGATAACAAGAAGAACGCAAAGAAGGATGATTCAGTCTATTACCT CGATTCTGGTTATTATCTTGATAACAAGAAGGACGCAAAGAAGCTTGATTCAGGCTATTACTT AGATTCTGGTTATTATCTTGATAACAAGAAGGATGATTCAGGCTATTACCT CGATTCTGGTTATTATCTTGATAACAAGAAGGACGCAAAGAAGCTTGATTCAGGCTATTACTT AGATTCTGGTTATTATCTTGATAACAAGAAGGACGCAAAGAAGGATGATTCAGGCTATTACCT TGATGCTGCCTCTAACTAA